A genomic stretch from Bordetella sp. N includes:
- the serS gene encoding serine--tRNA ligase, with amino-acid sequence MLDPTLLRKELQTVVDRLKSRGVDFDTERFNALESRRKAVQTETESLQAKRNALAKQIGQLKAKGEDASAVMAESQAVPVRLKQLEEDLADVQQSLNEWLMAIPNLPHASVPVGASSDENVEVRRWVPKTGADGNPEPLGFEPKDHVALGEPLGLDFDMAAKLSGARYAFMKGPMARLHRALAQFMLDLQTNTHGYTECYTPYIVNASTLYGTGQLPKFKDDMFAVSKGGGDDDPKVDDQGKSYAREDQYLISTSEITLTSVARDTILADADLPLRLTAHTPCFRSEAGSGGRDTRGMIRQHQFDKVEMVQIVRPDTSYDALEQMVGHAEKVLQLLGLPYRVMLLCTGDMGFGAAKTYDLEVWLPAQNTWREISSVSNCENFQARRMQARFRNAQGKPEFLHTLNGSGLAVGRALVAVLENGQQADGSVVVPEVLRPYMGGVDVLGG; translated from the coding sequence ATGCTAGACCCCACTCTACTGCGCAAAGAACTGCAAACCGTCGTCGACCGGCTCAAGAGCCGCGGCGTCGACTTCGACACGGAACGCTTCAACGCGCTGGAGTCTCGCCGCAAGGCCGTCCAGACCGAAACCGAGTCCTTGCAGGCCAAACGCAACGCGCTGGCCAAGCAGATCGGCCAGCTCAAGGCGAAGGGCGAGGACGCCTCGGCCGTGATGGCGGAGTCGCAAGCCGTGCCGGTGCGCCTGAAGCAGCTGGAGGAAGACCTGGCCGACGTGCAGCAGAGCCTGAACGAATGGCTGATGGCCATCCCCAACCTGCCGCACGCCAGCGTGCCGGTGGGCGCTTCCAGCGACGAAAACGTCGAGGTGCGCCGGTGGGTGCCCAAGACCGGCGCCGACGGCAACCCGGAACCGCTGGGCTTCGAGCCCAAGGACCACGTCGCGCTGGGCGAGCCCCTGGGCCTGGATTTCGACATGGCCGCCAAGCTGTCGGGCGCGCGCTATGCCTTCATGAAGGGTCCCATGGCGCGCCTGCATCGCGCGCTGGCCCAGTTCATGCTGGATCTGCAGACCAATACGCACGGCTACACCGAGTGCTACACGCCCTACATCGTCAATGCGTCGACGCTGTATGGCACGGGCCAGCTGCCCAAGTTCAAGGACGACATGTTCGCCGTCAGCAAGGGCGGCGGCGACGACGACCCCAAGGTCGACGACCAGGGCAAGAGCTACGCGCGCGAAGATCAATACCTGATTTCCACGTCGGAAATCACCCTGACCAGCGTGGCGCGCGACACCATCCTGGCTGACGCCGACCTGCCGCTGCGCCTGACCGCCCATACCCCGTGCTTCCGGTCCGAAGCCGGCAGCGGCGGCCGCGACACCCGCGGCATGATCCGCCAGCACCAGTTCGACAAGGTCGAAATGGTGCAGATCGTCCGTCCGGACACGTCCTACGACGCGCTGGAGCAGATGGTCGGCCACGCGGAGAAAGTGCTGCAGTTGCTGGGCCTGCCTTACCGCGTGATGCTGCTGTGCACCGGCGACATGGGTTTCGGCGCGGCCAAGACCTATGACCTCGAAGTGTGGCTGCCGGCGCAGAACACCTGGCGTGAGATTTCGTCGGTGTCCAACTGCGAAAACTTCCAGGCCCGGCGCATGCAGGCCCGTTTCCGCAATGCCCAGGGCAAGCCGGAGTTCCTGCACACTTTGAACGGTTCCGGCCTGGCCGTGGGCCGCGCGCTGGTGGCGGTGCTCGAAAACGGCCAGCAGGCCGATGGCAGCGTCGTGGTGCCGGAGGTACTGCGGCCGTATATGGGCGGCGTCGACGTCCTGGGCGGTTGA